The genomic stretch GGTCTcagtgccacaaggtgaagagttTAGGAGGAGTTGCCATCTTGTGAAGACCAAATGAATCCTCATCTCGTGCAAAGTAAGGAtacacaaaggtaaagctgctctGTATACTAGGTCTAGGAATTGAGTTTTGTTTGGTACTTTGTAAGAACCTTATTTGCattagtggattggactcaatGGAGAGTCCCCAGTTTTTTTAACCTAGAGGTGAGTTTTTCCAGCCAAAACTTTCTTATGTTATTTGTTTCTTAAACTTGTCCACATAtcttatttattagcatatgaTTCATGCATTTTATGAGTTGTTATTTGAGACCAAGTTTATAATTCATATTATGAGTAATAAACTGAATTGTTGTTGACTAGGATAACTTGTAATAAACTAAGTTTGATTGATCTTTTCGTGTTTGGTTAACTAACGAATATGTACTTAGTTAACTGGAGAGTTTGATTAGTCAATCTAGCAtactttaattcataattgcATTGTCATTGTCGTTTGCTTGATGAACTGATATGTGAATGTGTTCAAGATTGGGATTTGTTGTTGTGAGACAAATCTGGGCAGAGTCAGACTAGTTAGATGTACTAGTAAATAAGGTTTTGTTCTTGCAACTATACTTTCTGTCACTAACAAACTTGTAACCAGTTAATTAGCTCTTTTGACTAGTCTActgtacaaattttttttaattgaaggaTATTCCACCTGATACCAATTTCAGTTTTCAATACCTATCTAGATAAATTTGGTAAAATTGCCTCAACGAGTATTTTTCTTAGTTGAATTGGCTATATTGTTGCAACGTACTCTTAAAAGATTTAAGAGTTTTAGTATGATGCTTTAAAAGCCTACAAGGCTATTTGCATATGGCTTATATTTACCATGGAGTTTTATAATACTCCTAGTGTATTATATATCCTAGTTTTtgtatcaatttttttctttgtaggAACACAAACGACTAATCTTGATAAACTTCCGTAATTCCCAGATCAAATTCTAGTCAAGCTTAATTGCTTGAAGAGTGAAGTCACATTACTTCAAACTTGACAACGATGACCAATCAAATCAAGGCATACTATCATCAAGGGGAGTCACTTATTTAGCAGACTTATTCATCAGGGGGAGTCTTCAACAATATGCTATAAGGGACATATAAGCACATTGTGTTCTTTTTCCTTCTACCAGTTTTTatcccattgggtttttcatGTCAAGGTTTTAGTAAAGCAACATTATGTGCTTCCAACACCATATCAATATTTCATTATCGTGGTGCTCAATTTTTCCCTTCCCTTAGGTTTTCCAGACAAGGTTTAATCGACACAGCTATAATTGATTGGTGAACATTCAAGTGAGAGagttataaataatatttattatgtAGCTGTTCACATTCTGGGTCAATATGTAATATGTAAATAGTTGAGATATTTCCTATATAAATCCTAAGTCTATAAATAGGAACTCTAATAAGAAAGAAATActccacttagtattacgatctagtagtattcctcttcacttgtaagtgagaggtcttaggtttgattctcaccaaagacaaattggaaccacattattatggttggcctattgtgaggcttagcccactcccccacccctCAGTGTAATGTaggtaatatcgtttgttcaaaaataaatcaaagaagaaaatacACCTTGATTTCTCCTCCATTTTCTCTTTATTCTCTCTATGCTCTTGCTCCCTATTTTATTTCCCATATGTAGAGTATTCTAGTAatattccttttttatttaacGCATAATATCAAGTTTGACTCCGATAAATAATAATTCGGCACCTAATTATAATTGACTTTGTCGCTATGCCAAGATCCTCCCTTTCCCAAatatcatctttttttttttaacaaacgatattatctacacaaaGGTGGAGGGTGTGGGCTTAGCGTCACAATGAGCTAgctaatgtggttcaaactcccctttgatgagaatcaaacctaagacctctcacttacaaatgaagacaaatgccactagaccatagtactaggTGACAAATATCATCTTAAAATATAGTAATCGTATgtgttatttaattaaaaagaactGAGCACATTACTGCACAACCCTTTAATAGAGTCGGATTCTACCGTTTTATATATACGAGAAATATATTAGGGAGTTAGCTAACAATTTGATTTGTATCATCCTTGCTGTGCGTGCAAGTTTGCAACGTAGGGGTATTCGGCTGGAGAATTGTTGTCTGTTATGCGAAGGTGAAGTGGAAACACAGGTACACATTTTTCTTTAGGTGCCCTTTTGCTCGAGttttttggtttgattctcCACTTCAACTACATGTTGCCTTGGTGGTGGGTGAGGATTTCTTGGCATGTTGGAAGTGGTTATGTGCAAAATATGGAGGGGAAGGGGAGACTAATGACCTCATGCGATGGGTAGTTTGTGGGTTGTAGAGGATTTGGAAGTGTCGTAATAGCTTAGTGTTTGAGAAGACTGCGGTAGAGCCTATAGTTGCTCTGCATTTATTAAGGCAACATTGGGCAGAGATGGCGTTGTGTGATGGGGTGCCGTTGCAACAACTATCCCGTGGGCAGCAAGGGAAGCGGACGGATCTGCATGGGTGGTTAAGGCCACCTCTTggaacaattaaaattaattgtgATGGAGCACGGTGTAACCGTATTGGTATGGGTGGTTTCGGTTGGGTTGCAAGGGATTTTGTGGGCGTTTTTAAAGGGGTTGGAGGTGTGGGCAATATCATGTGTGTTTCGAGTGTTATGGCGAAAGCGGAAGCAGTGAGGTTGGCTTTGATGTGGTGTGTGGAAGGTGGTTTAGAGTCAGTGCAGCTGGAAAATGATTCTCAGGTTTTTGCTGATATGATTCGTGGGAGTTTGTAGCCAGAGGTAGTTTTGGATGGTATTTTATGGGATATTGCTCTTCTTAAACAACAATTATATGCTGTGGAGTTTCTTTATGCTCCTCGTGCCTATAATGAAGCCGCGCATCTGATGGCATCTTATGTCACACGTGTAGGGGGTTCATTCTTGGGGTGATCTAGAACCAGAATGGTTATTTAATACTCAGACGTCTGATGTAAACATTTCAATTTGTCTTTAATAATATTCAacatttcgacaaaaaaaaaaaaaacaatttgattTGTATGTGTATCAAAATAGAATTTACTCAAATTAATATGACAACGaatgaaaataaacatttgGCTTACAATTGCATTCAAGGTACATTGTCTCCAAGTGTTTAATTTATACGTACGTCTTTTCACAGATATTCAATGTAGAAATCAAATTCAGAACTTTCTCATGCTGGCCAGTTACTAATTATTATGCTCACTAGTACTGCAATAACCTAAATGAAAAGGATTATTAACTTGTTGAGATGGACCCTTAATGCGTGGTTTGAATACATTTACATATAAAGTGAGTTTCAAAAAAGGACATGAATGAAACAAAATGAAGGGACTGCACGCTAATTACCATATGGTAAATGTATCTGTATActgaaaataaatgaaaattcatATATAAAAGAACATTGCAATTGATGAAGGTAAATCTAAATTCATGAATCAAAAAGCAAGGCTTAGATCTTTTCATCTCGTAGTctcatatgtgtgtgtatatatggtTTGCATTTTATATTTACTATCCACATTAACATGTCTACAATTATGTTATTACGACTTAGTCACATTTTTTTAGGTGCCTTAATCATGAGGAATGCACTTGTAATTGGCTTTCTAATACTTTGCATTGCTTCGTCCAATTTTAGTATTGGACGTGGTCTGACAACTTTTAATGTGCTCGACTACGGTGCTCTTGGTGATGGTAAAACTGATGATTCTACAGTAATTTTTTTCATCTGTCTACGCACATTTATGTGCGTACATGCGTTTATTTTCATGAACTGTTTTTTGCTTTCTtaaatttgtcatttttattctcATTAACAAGCAATTTGCTGACTATATATATTTGCATGAAAGGCTTTCTTGAAAGCGTGGAATGTTTCATGCGTACAAACGCAAGGGATATCATCGACACTTGATATACCAGCGAATAAAACATACCTTTTACAACCTACCAAATTCTCAGGCCCTTGCAAATCTAGCTGTGTCCATGTCCAGGTAAAGCAACTAGCCATAGAAATAATACCAGAATTTAATTCATAAGTTTTGCTTCGTTATGTATATTCCTCAAGTATGTATTAGGCTTGCTTAATTACTTTATTGAGTTGGGTGGATTTCAGATTTTGGGAAAAATTGTGGCACCTAGCAATCTGGATGCATGGAAAGAGTGCGGCAGCGAATCATGGCTAACATTTTTAAAAGTGACCAACCTTATCATCAATGGAACCGGAGATATCAATGGGCAGGGTTCACCATGGTGGAGCAACGCTACCCTACTTAATcacattttaaatgtaaattTCTTAACATTGATAATTTGATTTATGAGCTCTTACATCTTTTATAATTTAGCATAAGTGGTTTTaacacattcattttttttttcacgcatgcatgtttatttattttttctttaaattatatgataaaaataaaatctcgaaATAATTAAGTACAAAAGTGTGCAGAAGAGAAAGTAATTTAGTTGCTCAAGTATAACATAGAATTATCACTCATTAATTTCCAGGTGAAAAAGGTCAGGTGTAAACGACCAAAGGTGACATTTCTTCTCCTagcatgaaattgatttgtTAACAAATTAATGTCGAATTCGAAAAATGCAATTATGAATAATTGTTGCAGGCTCTGCACTTTAACCAATGTGACAATCTTCAATTGAGTGGATTTACACACCGTGACAGTCCAAAGGCACGTAGTAGTATTAACAATTGCAAACATGTTACTATCTCTAATCTTCATATTATTGCACCGGAAAATAGTCCCAACACAGATGGAATTGACATCTCTGTGTCAAGCTATGTCAATATTCATGACTCCGTAATTGGAACCGGTAAAAATCCGTATATCAATCTTATTTTGTCTCACTTTTAGCAATATTGTTATcctattttgttttagtttttttatttggaaattattattagcacttcaaaaatctcattctacacttctcacaattatatttttatttctagttatagaaagtttggagtgtaaaatgagatttttagagtaccAACAacaattcctttttatttatcaaattcCAAATTCGAACTTGAAACTCTTTCAATTTGAGAATGATCCCACTAGACAACTAGCTAGTTGCTCTCAATGATTTGTTATGTAATTTCATAATGATTAATATATTTTTGGGGGATTTTGCAATAGGTGATGATTGTATTGCAATTATTAATGGCTCGTCTTATATAAATATCACCAACATTGCATGCGGACCAGGTCAAGGAATTAGGTTAGTACATTGCttttatgtatatttattaCCAAGAAATACTTTCATAAACTGTGCTAAATTTCCAACTCCATCAATACATATATAGTGTGGGAAGCTTAGGAGAACATGGAGCTTACGGCACAGCAGAGGCGATTCATGTAAGAAATTGTAATTTTAATGGCACACAAAATGGAGCTAGAATTAAGACATGGCAGGTATTACGTAATTCGTGGTTAAGGGGTTTTCTCTTTATATCTAGAGTCGCATTCCATTtatccaaattttattttttacatctattcatttatttttgctttttatCCAGGGCGGTTGTGGATATGCGAAGAATATATCTTTTAAGCAAATCAAACTAGTAGCAGCCAAAAATCCGATTATCATTGACCAACATTATTGGAATGGTCGACATGACTGCAAAAATTACGTATGTTAATGTATTTGATATATAGTGCTAATTAAAGGTTTGATTAGCAAAATCAAATTTAATTGATGAAGTACTAACAATATGTTTGTGAATTGTTTTGATAAATGACAGACTTCGGCAGTTAGTGTGACTGATGTCTCGTACAGTGATTTTCAAGGAACTTCTGAAACTGAAGAAGCCATTAAATTTGATTGCTCTGAGCCTCCAGGTTGTATCAATATTGTTATGGACCAAATTAACTTACTTCTGCAGTTGCTGGGAAGGAGGTTCATGCCCTTTGCATCAATGCGAATGGAAATGCAACTGTTCCTGTTGTCCCTTgtctgaaaaaaaataatggttTAGGAAAACTGTTAAGTTTGTGATGTGCACTGGTGGAGCTCACTTATATTACATGATTACATGTCTGCCACatactgttctaaaaatccccacctAGTGCCATTTAGGTCTTGCCTAGGCGTTAGGCGGCTAACCACCGCCTCGATTAATGCCTAgccgtttgaaaattaagaaaggatgTCAAGACTTGCTGAGGCGTCCGCCTAAACCACCTAAGTGCCCGCTTAGACCGCCTAAGCACCTGCCTAGCCCGCCTAAGCACCTGCCTAGCCCGTCCAAATCCGTTTAGGTCAGACTCATTTAGATAggaaatagataactttcattttgtatttaatttttttcaaaaaattgtaagagacttgttgcatacttaaatgaacacacattatatccttgttccccatgttttcattatgttacagtacttcataatatatatatatatatgtcattctattttgtagtttatgatgaaattatacatattttaagtataagcagacacttatttacatgaaatataatagatttacttaaatctgcctagttgTTCTTTGCAACTCGGGAACATGAGTTGGAATCACTAGTAATCGCGGATCAACATGTCGCGGTGAATATGTACACAGGCCTTGTACACACGGCCCGTCACACCCTGGGAATTGGTTTTGCCCAAAGCATCGAACCAATGATCACCCATGACTTCTGTGTACCACTAGTGCCCGACGAGTCAGGGAGATGGGGACTGGCAAGAGGGATTTTATCAAAGTTCCAAACAATGTCTCCCAATGTTCTTAGCCAAGCCACTTCCAGCAAAGCTTCACACCTAGGCGCCTATCTAGACCCAGCCTAGCCGCCTGACTAGCacctaacgttttttagaatctTGTTGTCACATCACTTTatgaatatatttaatatttggAAAATGTAagaaacattaaaaaatcaatttaaaatgtaaaattaaataagaaactgaagaaaaaaaagtgaaagaaGCCGAATATCAGTATCACAAGTCTTTTTCCCTAGTCATGAAAGCCCAGGTCCCTCCGGACTTTGCATCCGAAATCAGCTTCATGATTTCCCAACCTACACAAGCGAAATAACCCACTTAATGGTTTTCATTTTGATGTAAAAGATTTATGAATGAACTTAACAATTTGGATAATGAAATTGGGTACTATGTAGAATATCCtgcaaataaaaacttaaatttgCATGGTGGATTAGTCAAATGAGCTAGGCAACTAGTTACAAGTTAGTCAGTGATAAAAAGTGTAGCTACAAGAACAAAACCTAACTGACCAATATGTTCAACTAATCAGAGTCTTCCCAGATTAGGTTCACAACAATGATTCCTAAACTTGAACACATTTACATATCAGTTCATTATGCAAACAACAATGACAaagcaattatgaattaaagtaTGCTGGATTGACTAGTCAAGCTCACCATTCAACTAAGTACAGATTTGTTAGTTAATCAAATGCAAATCTATAAATCAAACTTAGTTCGCTACAAGTTATCCTAGTCAACAACAGTCCAATTCATTGCTTATAATATGCAGTGCAACCTTAGTCTCTAACACATATCAGATAACAATTCATAGGATGCATGAAGCACATGTAAGTAAATAAGATATGTGGACAAGTTTAAGAGACAAAGAACACAAGAAGTTTTTTGCCGGAAAAAACccacctctgggttaaaaaactGAGGACTTTCCattgagtccaatccactagtgtcAACAATATTCATACAAAGTACCACGCAAAGCACAATTCCTAGAtccctatttatagagcaactttACCTTTCTGTTATCTTGCCTTATACGAGATGAACTCATTCGGTCTTCACGAAGTGGCAGCTTCTTCTGAGCTCTTCATCTTGTGGCATCGAAATCAAATCAACTTATGCAAATGATGTTATGATGAAGTTGATGCAAATTGATCTGGATTCGATGTCTAGTCAGTTTCACCAATCAAACACTTGAAAGATGAAACTGACGTGAACCCAAAAAGAGGTCAgttaaagatttgaaacttctaaaacttaacaaaaaaattaaaataaaaccatGAAGACAATGCCATCCTAATATGCAATGATTGGGTGTTTGATGCATGAACATGATTTTGTGGCTAGGGTTGCAATAAAGAACACAAGAGATAACTCAAAGCTAAAATCAACTATTTTCTGAAAATATAAAACtcctatccaaaaaaaaaaatgagcatataaaacgaatttaagcaAGCAATTTCAAAAATAGATTTAGAAATATTCGATGAAGAACATCACCCACAAAATATGCTTGATGCTCCTAGGAGATTTGAGAtggaaatgaaaaataaagctTTCAAAAATTTTCCAATTGCAAACCCCAAAGACAAATAAACCCTAGATTATCTTTTAAAGAGGGCTTGAGTCCAGATAGAAAGGGGACCAGAAAAGCTACGTGTCATGTGCAAAATCAATCTGGAAAAATCTAAGTTTGAAAAACACTATCGAGGAAAAAACTGTCAGAAAGCCCATGTGGGTTGTCTTAAAGTGTGTGCCCAACTTGAGTGAAAGCAGCGAGAAGTTTTGACTGGACGAAACCACTAGGCAGAATGAAATGGAAATAATggcatgaaatgcatatgtaCGAACAAACCTTTGATGAGAGAAGTTAAGCTCTTGAAATGATATTTTGATTAGCATATGATCCCAAAAGCAATATTTTAACCTTAAAATTAACTATAGCATGTGTGGTACAAtttacaatatttgacaagGGAAGCCAAACAATAAACCTAGACTTCACATATAATATATTCCACAGCCAGCCCTGAAGGGTCCAAAACGTACCATCACTAAAGGCcctaattaaaatattaattgaatACCCATGAATTTTCCAACTTTTTTAAAATCTTACATAATCCTAATTGAAAACAACCCCCTTAGTTAAAATCTGGtggtattcaatcaagattttgaTAGTGATTTTCCAAATCAGAGATTATTCAAAAAGTCAAGGAATTTGTAGGATTCAATAAATATGTTCATTTTGAAGCATTCTAGAGTGTGAGGTATATTAAAAGTCCTTACTAAACAGGCACCCATCCTCCATATTTCAACGTGATTCCTTATTTTCAATGCCAACTACAAAATATGGACAACTTCTACAAAAATCTTTCTTTAAGTACTACACACACAATATGCTATGTGTTTGTGTCAATGATTTTCATTCCGAATACGACAAATTTGATTCGTAaatctttctctttttatttatgagATGTTATAGTTTGCAAGACAAATACGTGTGGTAAGCAATCTTATCAATGTTATAATTCTAGAAAAATGAATGGCTTTAATTTGAAGATATGTAGATTGTTAACCTTTTAACATCctattcattatttttctttggtgATTGTGTAGGTAATATGTTTCAAAATATGAATGGGGTGATAAAATAATTCAAGAAGACTTATTAGAGGAGGAAGACATTGAGGGAGGAAATAGGGATGAAGAAATTGAGGAAGATGAACAAGAAAGTGAAATGGAGGATGAAGAATTAGAGCAAGAATTGAATTTGTGGCTTGCATTCCAATGAGTTCAATAAAGATTTTACtcttaccaaaaaaaagaaaagggtaaattacattttcatacctcaagtttagagtctttttcaatttcttacaacatcttcaaaatatttcactttcataccttaagtactattttatttcaaaaaaatacctccgttacattttccatccattgatccgttaaatgctgatgtggatGCCAAATGTCTGTCATGtgg from Pyrus communis chromosome 7, drPyrComm1.1, whole genome shotgun sequence encodes the following:
- the LOC137740609 gene encoding probable polygalacturonase At3g15720, which translates into the protein MALCDGVPLQQLSRGQQGKRTDLHGWLRPPLGTIKINCDGARCNRIGMGGFGWVARDFVGVFKGVGGVGNIMCVSSVMAKAEAVRLALMWCVEGGLESVQLENDSQVFADMIRGSFIGRGLTTFNVLDYGALGDGKTDDSTAFLKAWNVSCVQTQGISSTLDIPANKTYLLQPTKFSGPCKSSCVHVQILGKIVAPSNLDAWKECGSESWLTFLKVTNLIINGTGDINGQGSPWWSNATLLNHILNALHFNQCDNLQLSGFTHRDSPKARSSINNCKHVTISNLHIIAPENSPNTDGIDISVSSYVNIHDSVIGTGDDCIAIINGSSYINITNIACGPGQGISVGSLGEHGAYGTAEAIHVRNCNFNGTQNGARIKTWQGGCGYAKNISFKQIKLVAAKNPIIIDQHYWNGRHDCKNYTSAVSVTDVSYSDFQGTSETEEAIKFDCSEPPGCINIVMDQINLLLQLLGRRLEEGRWEDGCTKEVKDGCERRMEDDEAPTPPEGGFDGIWGGREEDEDGEVGLGVAERRMRGIRF